One part of the Streptomyces lydicus genome encodes these proteins:
- a CDS encoding lipase maturation factor family protein → MAWFSDSGYWLGRLVFQRMLAVLYVIAFLAAVRQFRALIGARGILPVPEFVARVPFRTSPSVFHWRYSDRFFALWSWTGVLLAAAVAAGAADAVPLWASMVMWAVLWVLYLSIVNVGQTWYSFGWESLLLETGSLAVFLGNADTAPPVLVMWLLRWVLFRVEFGAGLIKMRGDRCWRDLTCLYYHHETQPMPGPLSWFFHHLPRPLHKAEVAANHLTQLGVPVVLFTSQPVAGWAATAMIVTQLWLVLSGNFAWLNWLTITLAASAAAPLWAGPSAPLPAPPVWFEVLVLVATAGVALLSYRPARNLLARQQMMNTSYESLHLVNSYGAFGTITRVRREIVVEGTADAVTGPGTTWLPYEFRGKPGDVRRLPLQYAPYHLRLDWLMWFAALSPAYARSWFVPFVTRLLENDRDTLRLLRTNPFPEVPPARIRARVFRYRFTTWRELRETGAWWHRTEEREFLPPVARSALRGTR, encoded by the coding sequence GTGGCATGGTTCTCGGATTCCGGTTACTGGCTCGGGCGGCTCGTCTTCCAGCGGATGCTGGCCGTCCTCTACGTGATCGCGTTCCTGGCGGCGGTCCGGCAGTTCCGGGCGCTCATCGGGGCGCGCGGCATACTGCCGGTGCCCGAGTTCGTGGCGCGGGTGCCCTTCCGCACGTCACCCTCGGTCTTCCACTGGCGCTACTCGGACCGCTTCTTCGCCCTCTGGTCGTGGACCGGGGTGCTGCTGGCGGCGGCCGTCGCGGCGGGGGCGGCGGACGCCGTACCGCTGTGGGCGTCGATGGTGATGTGGGCCGTGCTGTGGGTGCTGTACCTGTCCATCGTGAACGTCGGGCAGACCTGGTACAGCTTCGGCTGGGAATCGCTCCTGCTGGAGACCGGCTCGCTCGCGGTGTTCCTCGGCAACGCCGACACCGCTCCCCCGGTGCTGGTCATGTGGCTGCTGCGCTGGGTGCTGTTCCGGGTGGAATTCGGCGCCGGACTGATCAAGATGCGGGGCGACCGCTGCTGGCGGGACCTGACCTGCCTCTACTACCACCACGAGACCCAGCCGATGCCCGGCCCGCTGAGCTGGTTCTTCCACCACCTGCCGCGGCCGCTGCACAAGGCCGAGGTGGCCGCCAACCACCTCACCCAACTCGGCGTCCCGGTGGTGCTGTTCACCTCGCAACCGGTCGCCGGGTGGGCGGCGACCGCGATGATCGTCACCCAGCTGTGGCTGGTGCTCTCCGGGAACTTCGCCTGGCTGAACTGGCTGACCATCACGCTCGCCGCGTCCGCCGCCGCCCCGCTGTGGGCCGGGCCGTCCGCACCGCTCCCGGCGCCCCCGGTGTGGTTCGAGGTGCTCGTCCTGGTGGCCACGGCCGGGGTCGCGCTGCTCAGCTACCGGCCGGCACGCAATCTCCTGGCCCGGCAGCAGATGATGAACACGTCCTACGAGTCACTGCACCTGGTCAACTCCTACGGGGCGTTCGGCACGATCACGCGGGTGCGCCGGGAGATCGTCGTGGAGGGCACCGCGGACGCGGTGACCGGACCGGGGACGACCTGGCTCCCCTACGAATTCCGCGGCAAGCCGGGCGATGTGCGGCGCCTGCCCCTCCAGTACGCGCCCTACCACCTGCGGCTGGACTGGCTGATGTGGTTCGCGGCGCTGTCCCCGGCGTACGCGCGGTCGTGGTTCGTACCGTTCGTGACGCGGCTGCTGGAGAACGACCGGGACACCCTGCGGCTGCTGCGCACGAATCCGTTCCCCGAGGTGCCGCCGGCCCGCATCCGGGCCCGGGTCTTCCGCTACCGCTTCACGACCTGGCGGGAACTGCGGGAGACCGGGGCGTGGTGGCACCGGACCGAGGAGCGGGAGTTCCTGCCGCCGGTCGCGCGGTCAGCTCTGCGCGGAACGCGATGA
- a CDS encoding lactonase family protein: MTAGRNGIRTGPGPDRRRFLRRVAASAAATAGVGLLTAADAAPVRAAHRAVRRPRGTRPLFLGTYTSKEGGGTGIGLAEYDTRTGQLTATGVVTGVADPSYLALAPSGRTLYAVDEQQQGAVTALARAPGGPPTVLGTRSTGGAGPCHLSVHPTGRWLLSANYLSGSVAVHPVDRATGALGERTDLVTHTDPPPGPGQDGPHAHQIVTAPDGRHVLAVDLGNDTVYTYRLDTGAGRLGASSYATLRPGAGPRHLTFHPSGSFAYLANEVDNTVVVCGYDLRSGRLTPGAPQPTGTGPGTSYPAQILVTRNGRFAFLANRGHNSLTRYAVEAGGARLRLLDTVPVGGDFPRHIAFSPDERWLFAANQKSGSVTVFAVDARSGALKSAGAPFAAPMAVCVLPL, from the coding sequence ATGACTGCAGGACGCAACGGAATCCGGACCGGCCCGGGGCCCGACCGCCGGCGCTTCCTCCGCAGGGTGGCGGCGTCGGCCGCCGCGACCGCCGGCGTGGGGCTGCTGACGGCGGCGGACGCGGCGCCCGTGCGGGCCGCGCACCGCGCGGTCCGCCGGCCGCGCGGCACCCGGCCGCTCTTCCTGGGCACGTACACCTCGAAGGAGGGCGGCGGTACCGGCATCGGACTGGCCGAGTACGACACGCGAACCGGGCAGCTCACCGCCACCGGTGTCGTCACCGGAGTCGCCGACCCCTCCTATCTGGCGCTCGCACCGTCCGGCCGCACGCTCTACGCGGTCGACGAGCAGCAGCAGGGCGCGGTGACCGCCCTCGCCCGCGCGCCCGGCGGGCCGCCCACCGTCCTCGGCACCCGCTCCACCGGCGGTGCCGGCCCCTGCCATCTGTCGGTGCACCCGACCGGCCGCTGGCTGCTCAGCGCCAACTACCTCTCCGGCAGCGTCGCCGTCCATCCCGTCGACCGGGCCACCGGCGCCCTCGGCGAGCGGACGGACCTGGTCACCCACACCGACCCGCCGCCCGGCCCCGGCCAGGACGGTCCGCACGCGCACCAGATCGTCACCGCCCCGGACGGCCGGCACGTGCTCGCCGTCGACCTCGGCAACGACACCGTCTACACCTACCGGCTCGACACCGGGGCCGGGCGGCTCGGCGCGTCCTCGTACGCCACGCTGCGGCCCGGTGCCGGCCCCCGGCATCTGACCTTCCACCCCTCGGGCTCGTTCGCGTATCTGGCCAACGAGGTCGACAACACGGTCGTGGTCTGCGGCTACGACCTCCGGAGCGGGCGGCTGACGCCGGGCGCCCCGCAGCCGACCGGGACCGGGCCGGGGACGAGCTATCCGGCGCAGATCCTGGTCACCCGCAACGGCCGCTTCGCGTTCCTCGCCAACCGCGGCCACAACAGCCTCACCCGGTACGCCGTGGAGGCGGGCGGGGCACGGCTGCGGCTGCTGGACACCGTGCCGGTGGGCGGGGACTTCCCGCGGCACATCGCGTTCTCCCCCGACGAGCGGTGGCTGTTCGCGGCCAACCAGAAGTCGGGGTCGGTGACGGTGTTCGCGGTGGACGCGCGGAGCGGGGCCCTGAAGAGCGCCGGGGCGCCGTTCGCCGCGCCGATGGCGGTGTGCGTACTGCCGCTGTGA
- a CDS encoding alpha-L-fucosidase — translation MHSRPKPFRAPVVLAAPVALLLAAGGPVAAAHPPAPATRPPARTAAGPGTNHATDDPFTAARTSWWRQDRFGMFIHFGAYSNLEGEYTRPDGTVCRNAEWIERECGIPAAEYEKQAATFDPSAFDAEAIVRAAKDAGQRYLVITAKHHDGYAMWPTKQNTWNLRDHSAFDPHRDILAELKKAADAAGIKLGFYYSIWDWHDPDFADPATFPRYKQRMYGQLKELIDNYDPALLWFDGEWDAERPANRWSRRDGADLQAYLHGLNPRLIVNNRVGKREVVDGDFGTPEQEIPAEPVDGQLWESCMTLNDHWGFARYDTHWKSPATVVRNLLDVASRGGNYLLNVGPDKYGRIPQPSVDRLRETGRWLAAHGQGDAVYGAGYTGLVAAPPWGTVSRRGDVLYAAVTSWPAAGTPLHLTARAPFDITSARVAGSSQRVRVARSGDGFDLTPSGAATGPLASVLRLTIEPPAAAPAGDGTGLTARSWANDSFSGPPAAVTVDPTVNKSYRFDGSPDAGIPADHFSTRWTGSVQPRFDEPYTFTTVSDDTVRLWIDDRLVIDSTTPHGPKVDKGTVVLKAGHRHRIRIDYTERTGEAYLKLLWSSPSQAQEIVPRSRLHAD, via the coding sequence ATGCACAGCCGCCCGAAACCCTTCCGCGCACCGGTGGTTCTGGCCGCACCGGTCGCCCTGCTGCTGGCCGCCGGCGGCCCGGTGGCCGCCGCGCATCCCCCGGCACCCGCCACGCGGCCCCCCGCGCGCACCGCCGCGGGCCCCGGCACCAACCACGCGACCGACGACCCGTTCACCGCCGCGCGCACCTCGTGGTGGCGGCAGGACCGCTTCGGGATGTTCATCCACTTCGGCGCGTACTCGAATCTGGAGGGCGAGTACACCCGGCCGGACGGCACCGTCTGCCGCAACGCGGAGTGGATCGAGCGCGAATGCGGGATACCCGCGGCGGAGTACGAGAAGCAGGCGGCGACCTTCGACCCGTCCGCCTTCGATGCCGAGGCGATCGTCCGGGCCGCCAAGGACGCCGGCCAGCGCTACCTCGTCATCACGGCCAAGCACCATGACGGCTATGCGATGTGGCCGACGAAGCAGAACACCTGGAACCTGCGCGACCACTCCGCCTTCGACCCGCACCGCGACATCCTCGCCGAGCTGAAGAAGGCCGCCGACGCGGCCGGGATCAAGCTCGGCTTCTACTACTCGATCTGGGACTGGCACGACCCGGACTTCGCCGACCCGGCGACCTTCCCGCGCTACAAGCAGCGGATGTACGGCCAGCTCAAGGAGCTGATCGACAACTACGACCCGGCGCTGCTGTGGTTCGACGGCGAATGGGACGCGGAGCGCCCGGCCAACCGCTGGTCCCGCCGGGACGGCGCCGACCTCCAGGCATATCTGCACGGCCTGAACCCCCGACTGATCGTCAACAACCGCGTCGGCAAGCGCGAGGTCGTCGACGGCGACTTCGGCACCCCGGAACAGGAGATCCCCGCGGAACCGGTCGACGGACAGCTGTGGGAGAGCTGCATGACGCTCAACGACCACTGGGGCTTCGCCCGCTACGACACCCACTGGAAGTCGCCGGCCACCGTGGTGCGCAACCTGTTGGACGTGGCGAGCCGCGGCGGCAACTACCTGCTCAACGTAGGCCCGGACAAGTACGGCCGCATCCCGCAGCCGTCCGTCGACCGGCTGCGCGAGACCGGCCGCTGGCTGGCCGCGCACGGCCAGGGGGACGCGGTGTACGGGGCCGGGTACACCGGGCTGGTCGCCGCTCCCCCGTGGGGCACGGTCTCCCGGCGCGGCGACGTGCTGTACGCCGCCGTCACCTCCTGGCCGGCCGCCGGCACGCCCCTCCACCTCACCGCCAGGGCGCCCTTCGACATCACCTCGGCCCGGGTGGCGGGCAGCTCCCAGCGGGTACGGGTGGCCCGGTCCGGCGACGGCTTCGACCTCACCCCGTCCGGCGCGGCCACCGGTCCGCTCGCGAGCGTCTTGCGCCTGACGATCGAGCCGCCGGCCGCGGCACCGGCCGGCGACGGCACCGGGCTGACCGCGCGGAGCTGGGCGAACGACTCCTTCAGCGGTCCGCCGGCGGCGGTCACCGTCGATCCGACGGTGAACAAGTCCTACCGCTTCGACGGCTCACCGGACGCAGGCATCCCGGCCGATCACTTCAGCACCCGCTGGACCGGCTCCGTCCAGCCGCGCTTCGACGAGCCGTACACCTTCACCACCGTCTCCGACGACACCGTACGGCTGTGGATCGACGACCGGCTCGTGATCGACAGCACCACCCCGCACGGCCCGAAGGTGGACAAGGGCACGGTCGTCCTCAAGGCCGGGCACCGGCACCGCATCCGGATCGACTACACGGAGCGGACCGGTGAGGCGTACCTGAAGCTGCTGTGGTCCAGCCCGAGCCAGGCTCAGGAGATCGTTCCGCGGAGCCGGCTGCACGCCGACTGA
- a CDS encoding amino acid permease has protein sequence MSTGTVRDDDRTAPDGAAARGGLQQGLKRRHMQLIALGGVIGAGLFVGSGVVIRSAGPAAVLSFLVAGALTVLIMRMLAEMTVARPALGSFYAHVRETLGLRAGFTVGWLYWYFFVIVVAVEAVAGGRIVQLWLPGAPLWAISLVLMAVLTATNMISARSYGEFEYWFSSVKVLAIVVFLFLGSLYLLGLWPDAPGGLATLTAHGGFAPEGFGAVLAAVVPCIGFFTGAEIVTIAAAESAEPERAVADAIRSIVLRVVAFYVLSVLVVVAVVPWTSKAIAVSPYAAVLDRLAVPAAGTVMNALVLIAVLSCLNSALYTSSRMLFALTRNGDAPRAFTRVSASGVPRRALLAGTSVGYLSVIAAWISPDVVFTFLINSYGAVALFVYLAIAVAQLRMRRKLEREEPGRLTLKMWLFPWLSRLTLALMALVIGAMAFLPDSRAQFWLSLLTVAVVLAGYELRRRRGPGGSS, from the coding sequence ATGAGCACGGGAACGGTACGCGACGACGACCGCACGGCACCGGACGGCGCGGCCGCCCGGGGCGGTCTGCAGCAGGGACTCAAGCGCCGCCACATGCAGCTGATCGCGCTGGGCGGGGTCATCGGCGCCGGGCTGTTCGTGGGGAGCGGGGTGGTCATCCGGTCCGCCGGGCCGGCCGCCGTGCTCTCCTTCCTGGTGGCCGGCGCGCTGACCGTACTGATCATGCGGATGCTGGCCGAGATGACCGTCGCCCGGCCCGCCCTGGGCTCCTTCTACGCCCATGTCCGCGAGACGCTGGGGCTGCGCGCGGGGTTCACGGTCGGCTGGCTGTACTGGTACTTCTTCGTGATCGTGGTCGCCGTGGAGGCGGTGGCGGGTGGCCGGATCGTGCAACTCTGGCTCCCCGGGGCGCCGTTGTGGGCGATCAGCCTGGTCCTCATGGCGGTGCTCACCGCCACCAACATGATCTCGGCCCGCTCGTACGGCGAGTTCGAGTACTGGTTCTCGTCGGTCAAGGTGCTGGCGATCGTGGTGTTCCTCTTCCTGGGTTCGCTGTACCTGCTGGGGCTGTGGCCGGACGCCCCCGGCGGGCTCGCCACGCTGACGGCGCACGGCGGCTTCGCGCCCGAGGGGTTCGGCGCGGTGCTGGCCGCCGTCGTGCCCTGCATCGGGTTCTTCACCGGCGCGGAGATCGTGACCATCGCGGCCGCCGAGTCGGCGGAGCCGGAGCGGGCGGTGGCCGACGCGATCCGTTCGATCGTGCTGCGGGTGGTGGCCTTCTACGTGCTGTCGGTCCTCGTGGTGGTCGCGGTGGTCCCCTGGACCTCGAAGGCGATCGCGGTGAGTCCGTACGCGGCGGTGCTGGACCGGCTCGCGGTGCCCGCGGCCGGCACGGTCATGAACGCCCTGGTGCTGATCGCCGTGCTGTCCTGCCTCAACTCCGCGCTCTACACGTCCTCCCGGATGCTGTTCGCGCTCACCCGCAACGGGGACGCGCCGCGCGCCTTCACCAGGGTCAGCGCGAGCGGGGTGCCGCGCAGGGCGCTGCTCGCCGGGACCTCGGTCGGCTACCTGTCGGTGATCGCCGCGTGGATCTCGCCCGATGTCGTCTTCACGTTCCTGATCAACTCCTACGGTGCCGTCGCCCTGTTCGTCTATCTGGCGATCGCGGTCGCGCAGCTGCGGATGCGGCGGAAACTGGAGCGCGAGGAACCCGGCCGGCTGACGCTGAAGATGTGGCTCTTCCCCTGGCTGAGCCGGCTGACCCTCGCGCTCATGGCACTGGTGATCGGCGCGATGGCCTTCCTGCCGGACAGCCGCGCCCAGTTCTGGCTGAGCCTGCTGACGGTCGCGGTGGTGCTGGCGGGGTACGAGCTGCGCCGCAGGCGGGGGCCGGGCGGCAGTTCCTAG
- a CDS encoding tetratricopeptide repeat protein yields MYGKAFAPEYQGELGSALGVNSSYEEVLTTARRAHAEAGTPLERARAGLAVAEAHRRLGRVAEAGAAWRDSYRSARTAGDAGAMAWALWSGGTLARQCGSLPLARRLLAHAVALADAGGDRLAHGYSLAGLAETGRIQGDYAAVAALHEQLLAQAREHGEARHTVWAMSGIAQMHRNTGDYDKALELFEESARIAEAGEDARGRAWSLRGVADVRSVRGETERALDLLSEAEAICRRMDLASALAYNHKMRANVLYRAGRYASARDTYARSLAEFRDMQEPRGEALSRLGLAKSRARLGRDLDETLTELAALEQDFARIGLRHAREMVIAFRAELTARPAAGTPAPRSGATTPRSPAVPARS; encoded by the coding sequence ATGTACGGCAAGGCATTCGCCCCGGAATACCAGGGCGAGTTGGGCTCGGCGCTGGGCGTGAACTCCTCCTACGAGGAGGTACTGACGACGGCGCGCCGCGCGCACGCCGAGGCGGGCACCCCACTGGAACGGGCGCGGGCCGGGCTCGCGGTCGCCGAGGCCCACCGCCGGCTCGGCCGGGTCGCGGAGGCCGGTGCCGCATGGCGGGACAGCTACCGCAGCGCCCGCACCGCCGGGGACGCCGGCGCCATGGCCTGGGCGCTGTGGAGCGGCGGCACCCTGGCCCGCCAGTGCGGCTCGCTGCCGCTGGCCCGCCGGCTGCTCGCCCACGCCGTCGCGCTGGCCGACGCCGGCGGCGACCGCCTCGCCCACGGCTACTCCCTCGCCGGCCTCGCCGAGACCGGCCGCATCCAGGGCGACTACGCCGCGGTCGCCGCACTCCACGAGCAGCTGCTCGCCCAGGCCCGGGAGCACGGTGAGGCCCGGCACACGGTGTGGGCGATGTCCGGCATCGCCCAGATGCACCGCAACACCGGCGACTACGACAAGGCCCTGGAGCTGTTCGAGGAGTCCGCCCGGATAGCCGAGGCGGGCGAGGACGCCCGCGGGCGCGCCTGGTCCCTGCGCGGGGTGGCCGATGTGCGCTCGGTACGCGGCGAGACGGAGCGGGCGCTGGACCTGCTGTCCGAGGCGGAGGCCATCTGCCGCCGCATGGACCTGGCGTCGGCGCTCGCCTACAACCACAAGATGCGCGCCAACGTCCTGTACCGGGCCGGCCGTTACGCGTCCGCGCGCGACACCTACGCGCGCTCGCTCGCGGAGTTCCGCGACATGCAGGAGCCGCGGGGCGAGGCGCTCTCCCGGCTCGGGCTGGCCAAGTCACGCGCCCGCCTCGGCCGGGACCTGGACGAGACACTCACCGAACTGGCGGCGCTGGAGCAGGACTTCGCCCGCATCGGGCTGCGCCACGCCCGGGAGATGGTCATCGCGTTCCGCGCAGAGCTGACCGCGCGACCGGCGGCAGGAACTCCCGCTCCTCGGTCCGGTGCCACCACGCCCCGGTCTCCCGCAGTTCCCGCCAGGTCGTGA
- a CDS encoding PaaX family transcriptional regulator C-terminal domain-containing protein, with translation MNDAGTDDPTSTAALAPRPLTARSIVLSTLLGHHPPRLPARALVRVGELFGIAEGTVRVALSRMVAAGDLRQGDGSYALTDRLLARQARQDESRSPRTRAWHGGWEIAVVTTPEGRPAAERTALRQAMAALRLAELREGSWLRPANLDRPRPPVVTDQCTWLTGTPDGDPAALAARLWDLDGWAARAGALRAALDRAAPPADRFTIAAAAQRHLLTDPLLPAELLPPQWPGDPLRAAYAEFAAELGALLRQYLAG, from the coding sequence ATGAACGACGCCGGCACCGACGACCCCACCAGCACCGCGGCCCTCGCGCCGCGCCCGCTCACCGCGCGCTCCATCGTGCTGAGCACCCTGCTCGGCCACCACCCGCCGAGGCTGCCGGCCCGCGCCCTGGTGCGGGTCGGCGAGCTCTTCGGCATCGCCGAGGGCACCGTGCGGGTCGCGCTCTCCCGCATGGTGGCGGCCGGCGACCTGCGCCAGGGCGACGGCTCGTACGCGCTCACCGACCGCCTGCTGGCGCGGCAGGCCCGGCAGGACGAGAGCCGCTCGCCACGGACCCGGGCCTGGCACGGGGGCTGGGAGATCGCCGTCGTCACCACCCCGGAAGGCCGGCCGGCCGCCGAGCGCACCGCGCTGCGGCAGGCCATGGCGGCGCTGCGGCTGGCCGAACTCCGCGAGGGCAGCTGGCTGCGTCCGGCCAACCTCGACCGGCCCCGCCCGCCCGTCGTCACCGACCAGTGCACCTGGCTCACCGGCACCCCGGACGGCGACCCGGCCGCGCTCGCGGCCCGGCTCTGGGACCTGGACGGCTGGGCGGCACGGGCCGGTGCCCTGCGCGCCGCCCTGGACCGCGCCGCCCCGCCCGCCGACCGCTTCACCATCGCGGCCGCCGCCCAGCGCCACCTCCTCACCGACCCGCTGCTGCCGGCGGAACTGCTGCCCCCGCAGTGGCCGGGCGACCCGCTCCGCGCCGCCTACGCCGAATTCGCCGCCGAACTGGGCGCGTTGCTGCGCCAGTACCTGGCCGGCTAG